A region from the Sphingomonas sp. S2-65 genome encodes:
- a CDS encoding NAD-glutamate dehydrogenase, whose amino-acid sequence MKNMMTSLTQAFEARLLEGALPGELEGLDEGERADAALYVAETAAVRPPGKPQIRLETYLDEERRRMRLAVVNDDRPFLVDSIAAAIAAHDIAIYRIIHPVIPVERDGEGKLISIGGGSRESMIYIEMERGDARTRRALIAEIEQTLEQVRSAVEGWRQLQATILGDAARCTTPEGAALLHWFANGAMTLLAHEQWHADGSVSDQLGLARHPLETPILAEPSRLAALAYFNAGGEAPLLLKSNAISTVHRRVPLDIVVLPVADGAKATGLSIHAGLWTSAALFASPDEVPVLRARLKTLEGKFGFDPRGHTGKAMAHAMTALPHDLTTAFDVDSLERLVLTTMSVADRPRPKLLLVRSLLGRHLFAFVWLPRDDVSTGRREAIGEMLSNAANAKVINWSIALEDGVVALLRYTLDLRGGGTVPDEETLDARLKRMVRGWVPAVEAALAEQAGSASTRLALRFAQAFPPVYRTTSTPEEAARDILRIATLDAPGSRSVRIAPHPRNPGEYRVKLYAQGGALALSDAVPAFENFGFRVIEEVPTELSNGVFLHDFHVALATTSRVLASEPKLVEDAIAAVLQGSAENDTFNRLIVETGMPPAAVILLRAWFRYLRQTGLSYGMATVVDALRRAPAVAAALIDRFAAAHDPARGQDEAAIEAATRAIDAGLDQVSAIDDDRILRTLKGVVAATLRTNAFAPAASEALAFKLDSKLVPGLPQPLPWREIWVYSPRVEGIHLRAGPVARGGLRWSDRRDDFRTEILGLMKAQRVKNAVIVPTGAKGAFYPKLLPSPATNREAWFAEGTESYRIFIRALLSITDNIVGGEVVHPDGVTVLDGNDPYFVVAADKGTATFSDVANAIATDRDFWLGDAFASGGSHGYDHKAMAITARGAWVSVRRHFLEMGVDVQSEPVKVAGCGDMSGDVFGNGMLLSKAIKLVAAFDHRHIFLDPDPDPAASWAERSRMFALPRSSWADYDPKMISQGGGVFARTEKSIPLSPQVQALLGLHQDEIDPTALITAILKAQIDLLWFGGIGTYVKAASESHSDVGDPANDRLRVNGEQVRARVIGEGANLGVTQAARIAFAGLGGRINTDFIDNSAGVDCSDNEVNIKIALNREVIEGRLGFEDRNTLLAEMTDDVAQLVLEDNRLQTLALSFMENDGAVSLPSYVRVIEILEASGRLDRAVEGLGSNEELLRRAQDGRGLTRPELAVLLASTKLALQDAIETRQLSDDPELEGDLLAAFPQAMQARFAPAIKDHRLRNEIVATKLANRLVNRLGVLHPFELAEEEGAAMGDIAAMFVVAERLFCLSDTWEAVETAAISEGARLALLDEMAVAVRGQVADLLRASPPGASPREMIERLTPGIDALDRQAKALLLDEVKAQSGRIAARLEAAGAPAELVGKVVRLFEMDGAVGLADLGVRRAIDETELTRAFTHLGQVLGLDWAQATAARISTGDPWERLLIAGLARDFQQLRLDFLSRLPDGDPQVGVEAWLKAHAPRVEQFAGLVRRARQAATPNAAMLAQIAGQARVLLGR is encoded by the coding sequence ATGAAAAACATGATGACGTCGCTGACGCAGGCGTTCGAGGCACGGCTGCTCGAGGGAGCGTTGCCGGGAGAGTTGGAAGGACTGGACGAGGGCGAGCGCGCCGATGCCGCGCTGTACGTCGCCGAGACGGCGGCGGTCCGTCCGCCGGGAAAGCCGCAGATCCGGCTGGAGACCTATCTGGACGAAGAACGGCGCCGCATGCGCCTGGCGGTGGTCAATGACGACCGCCCGTTCCTGGTCGATTCGATCGCAGCGGCCATCGCCGCGCACGACATCGCGATCTACCGCATCATCCACCCAGTCATCCCGGTCGAGCGCGATGGCGAGGGCAAGCTGATCTCGATCGGAGGCGGCAGCCGCGAATCGATGATCTACATCGAAATGGAGCGCGGCGACGCCCGCACCCGGCGCGCGCTGATCGCCGAAATCGAACAAACTCTCGAACAAGTGCGCAGTGCGGTGGAAGGCTGGCGGCAGCTGCAGGCGACGATCCTGGGCGATGCCGCGCGATGCACCACGCCCGAGGGCGCGGCGCTGCTGCACTGGTTTGCGAACGGCGCGATGACGCTGCTCGCACATGAGCAATGGCACGCGGACGGCAGCGTGTCGGACCAGCTCGGTTTGGCTCGCCACCCGCTGGAAACGCCGATCCTCGCCGAACCGTCGCGCCTGGCGGCGCTCGCCTATTTCAACGCTGGCGGTGAAGCGCCCCTGCTCCTCAAGTCCAACGCCATCTCCACCGTGCATCGCCGGGTGCCGCTCGACATCGTCGTGCTTCCGGTCGCCGATGGCGCGAAGGCGACGGGACTTTCGATCCACGCCGGGCTGTGGACCAGTGCGGCGCTGTTCGCCTCCCCCGACGAGGTCCCCGTGCTTCGGGCCCGCCTGAAGACGCTCGAAGGAAAGTTCGGCTTCGACCCGAGGGGACATACCGGCAAGGCGATGGCGCACGCGATGACCGCGCTGCCGCACGACCTGACGACGGCGTTCGACGTCGACTCGCTCGAACGGCTGGTGTTGACGACCATGTCGGTCGCCGACCGGCCGCGGCCCAAATTGTTGCTGGTCCGCTCGCTGCTGGGACGGCATCTGTTCGCCTTTGTGTGGTTGCCGCGCGACGACGTTTCGACCGGCCGGCGCGAGGCGATCGGCGAGATGCTGAGCAACGCCGCGAATGCCAAGGTGATCAACTGGTCGATCGCGCTGGAGGACGGAGTAGTCGCGCTGCTGCGCTACACGCTCGATCTGCGCGGTGGCGGCACCGTGCCCGATGAGGAGACGCTCGACGCACGGCTGAAGCGCATGGTGCGCGGGTGGGTCCCCGCCGTGGAAGCGGCGCTCGCGGAACAGGCGGGCAGCGCGTCGACGCGGCTGGCGCTGCGCTTCGCCCAGGCTTTCCCACCGGTTTATCGCACAACGAGCACGCCCGAAGAGGCAGCGCGTGACATCCTGCGCATCGCCACTCTGGATGCGCCCGGCAGCCGTTCGGTGCGCATTGCCCCGCACCCGCGCAACCCAGGCGAGTACCGCGTCAAGCTGTATGCCCAGGGTGGCGCGCTAGCGCTATCTGACGCGGTGCCGGCTTTCGAGAATTTCGGCTTCCGGGTAATCGAGGAAGTGCCGACCGAGCTCAGCAATGGTGTGTTCCTACACGACTTCCACGTGGCGCTGGCGACGACGTCGCGCGTGCTGGCGAGCGAGCCCAAGCTGGTCGAGGACGCGATCGCGGCGGTGCTGCAGGGCAGCGCCGAGAACGATACGTTCAATCGGCTGATCGTCGAAACCGGGATGCCGCCGGCCGCGGTGATTCTGCTGCGCGCGTGGTTCCGCTATCTGCGCCAGACCGGCCTCAGCTATGGCATGGCGACAGTGGTCGATGCGCTTCGCCGCGCACCTGCAGTTGCCGCTGCGCTGATCGACCGGTTCGCGGCTGCGCATGATCCGGCGCGGGGGCAGGACGAAGCGGCGATCGAAGCCGCCACCCGCGCGATCGATGCCGGCCTCGACCAGGTCTCCGCGATCGACGACGACCGAATTCTTCGCACGCTCAAGGGCGTGGTGGCGGCGACGCTGCGCACCAACGCCTTCGCACCCGCCGCGAGCGAAGCGCTGGCATTCAAGCTAGACTCGAAGCTGGTTCCAGGTCTTCCCCAGCCGCTGCCCTGGCGCGAAATCTGGGTCTATTCGCCGCGCGTCGAGGGCATCCACCTGCGCGCTGGCCCGGTTGCACGCGGCGGCCTGCGCTGGTCCGATCGTCGCGACGATTTCCGCACCGAGATATTGGGGCTGATGAAGGCGCAGCGCGTGAAAAACGCGGTCATCGTCCCGACCGGAGCGAAGGGGGCCTTTTATCCCAAGCTGCTCCCCTCCCCGGCCACCAACCGGGAAGCCTGGTTCGCCGAAGGAACCGAAAGCTACCGCATCTTCATCCGCGCGCTGCTGTCGATCACCGACAACATCGTCGGCGGTGAAGTCGTGCATCCCGATGGCGTGACGGTTCTGGACGGCAACGATCCGTATTTCGTCGTCGCAGCCGACAAGGGCACCGCGACCTTCTCCGATGTCGCCAATGCGATCGCTACCGACCGCGACTTCTGGTTGGGCGACGCCTTCGCGTCGGGCGGAAGCCACGGCTATGATCACAAGGCGATGGCGATCACTGCGCGCGGCGCCTGGGTCTCGGTCCGCCGCCACTTTCTAGAGATGGGTGTCGACGTGCAGTCCGAGCCGGTGAAAGTCGCCGGCTGTGGCGACATGTCGGGCGACGTGTTCGGCAATGGAATGCTGCTCAGCAAGGCGATCAAGCTGGTCGCCGCGTTCGACCACCGCCACATCTTCCTCGATCCCGATCCCGATCCTGCCGCGAGCTGGGCAGAGCGTAGCCGCATGTTCGCTCTGCCACGCTCGAGCTGGGCCGACTATGATCCCAAGATGATCTCGCAAGGCGGCGGCGTGTTCGCGCGTACCGAGAAAAGCATCCCGCTCAGCCCGCAGGTGCAGGCGCTGCTCGGGCTCCACCAGGACGAGATCGATCCCACTGCGTTGATCACAGCGATCCTGAAGGCGCAGATCGACCTGCTGTGGTTCGGCGGTATCGGCACCTATGTGAAGGCGGCGAGCGAAAGCCATTCGGACGTGGGTGACCCGGCCAACGACCGGCTGCGGGTCAACGGCGAGCAAGTGCGGGCGCGCGTGATCGGCGAGGGCGCCAATCTGGGCGTGACTCAAGCCGCGCGCATCGCCTTTGCTGGACTGGGCGGGCGCATCAATACCGACTTCATCGACAACTCGGCAGGCGTCGATTGTTCGGACAACGAGGTCAACATCAAGATCGCGCTGAACCGCGAGGTTATCGAAGGCAGGCTCGGCTTCGAGGATCGTAACACACTGCTCGCGGAGATGACCGACGACGTCGCGCAGTTGGTGCTGGAGGACAATCGCCTACAGACGCTGGCGCTATCGTTCATGGAGAATGACGGCGCCGTGTCGCTGCCCAGCTATGTGCGGGTGATCGAGATACTCGAAGCGTCGGGACGGCTCGACCGGGCAGTCGAAGGCCTGGGCTCTAACGAGGAACTGCTTCGCAGAGCGCAAGACGGTCGCGGGCTGACGCGGCCCGAGCTGGCGGTGTTGCTGGCGTCGACCAAATTGGCGCTGCAGGATGCGATCGAGACGCGACAGCTGTCGGACGATCCGGAACTGGAAGGCGATCTGCTCGCGGCGTTTCCGCAGGCGATGCAGGCTCGCTTCGCCCCGGCGATCAAGGACCACCGGCTTCGCAACGAGATCGTCGCGACCAAATTGGCAAATCGCCTGGTGAACCGGCTGGGCGTGCTGCATCCCTTCGAACTCGCCGAGGAAGAAGGCGCGGCGATGGGGGATATCGCCGCGATGTTCGTGGTCGCCGAACGCCTGTTCTGCCTGAGCGATACCTGGGAGGCGGTGGAAACGGCGGCGATAAGCGAAGGCGCACGCCTCGCATTGCTCGACGAAATGGCGGTCGCGGTTCGTGGGCAAGTTGCGGACCTGCTGCGCGCATCGCCGCCAGGGGCGAGCCCGCGCGAAATGATCGAGCGGCTGACGCCGGGCATCGACGCGCTCGACCGGCAGGCCAAGGCGCTGCTGCTTGACGAGGTGAAGGCACAGAGCGGGCGCATCGCCGCCAGGCTGGAGGCCGCCGGTGCGCCGGCGGAGCTGGTCGGCAAGGTGGTACGGCTGTTTGAAATGGACGGCGCGGTCGGTCTGGCCGATCTGGGGGTTCGCCGCGCGATCGACGAAACCGAGCTTACCCGCGCCTTTACTCATCTTGGTCAGGTGCTGGGGCTCGACTGGGCGCAGGCGACGGCCGCGCGGATCAGCACGGGCGACCCGTGGGAGCGGTTGCTGATCGCCGGGCTTGCCCGCGACTTCCAGCAGCTTCGCCTGGATTTCCTCAGCCGATTGCCGGATGGCGATCCCCAGGTCGGAGTCGAGGCGTGGCTCAAGGCACATGCGCCGCGGGTGGAGCAGTTCGCCGGATTGGTCCGCCGCGCGCGACAGGCTGCGACGCCGAACGCGGCAATGCTGGCGCAGATCGCCGGGCAGGCGCGGGTGCTGCTGGGGCGCTGA
- a CDS encoding STAS/SEC14 domain-containing protein, translated as MSSANYSIDVDPSRDLVRVRLSGFFTTEEIDHFEAELQREHRRLGCSRRGGPLTLNDLTGMSIQSQEVLARWDEFLRNPTHRSRRLALVVASALGRMQLQRIIGDRNARVFTDATEAEEWLFSGGEASAS; from the coding sequence ATGTCCTCCGCGAACTACTCGATAGACGTTGATCCGTCGCGCGATCTGGTCCGCGTACGCCTCTCCGGCTTCTTCACGACGGAGGAAATTGACCACTTCGAAGCCGAACTGCAACGTGAGCATCGCAGGCTCGGGTGCAGTCGCAGAGGCGGACCTCTGACGCTGAATGATCTCACCGGAATGTCCATTCAGAGCCAGGAGGTTCTCGCTCGCTGGGATGAGTTCCTGAGGAATCCTACACATCGCTCCCGCCGGTTGGCACTCGTCGTTGCTTCAGCCCTCGGCCGGATGCAGCTGCAGCGCATCATCGGAGACCGCAACGCTCGGGTGTTCACGGATGCGACCGAGGCTGAGGAATGGCTGTTTTCTGGGGGTGAGGCGTCAGCTTCGTGA
- a CDS encoding Hsp70 family protein, with product MKHAQAGRFAGLDFGTTNTVAALADGGNLSRLVRLDGPDGGDEVFRSALCFWQDEGVPGGIAAEAGPAAIREYLKFPSDSRFLQSFKSVAASPIFESASIFSRRLRFEELGRIFLEKLVSHSAGSLDRLERVVVGRPVHYAGARSDPALARQRYDAMFAGFAGEIHYVYEPLAAAFSYATCLKSPATLLVADFGGGTSDFSVVRVEAPGAAQRCTPLGHAGVGIAGDRFDQRIVERLVLPMLGKGSQYRSFGKVLEIPGGYFADFSDWSKLALMRNRRTLEELERLRRSALDPNAIGRLIAMVENELAFLLYDAVGLLKRSLSEQEQATFRFSGAGVEIEAEVARSDFEDWIANDVARMAAAVDQAVVQAGVGDAEIDRVFLTGGTSLVPAVRAIFTSRFGVERIESGGELTSIAHGLGLLAQETDLSAWAA from the coding sequence ATGAAGCACGCTCAAGCTGGCCGCTTTGCAGGCCTGGACTTCGGCACGACCAACACCGTCGCGGCGCTTGCTGATGGCGGCAACCTGTCGCGACTGGTTCGGCTGGATGGGCCCGATGGAGGCGACGAGGTCTTCCGCTCGGCTCTTTGCTTCTGGCAGGACGAAGGAGTGCCCGGCGGGATCGCCGCGGAAGCGGGACCGGCGGCAATTCGCGAATATCTTAAGTTCCCCAGCGACAGTCGCTTCCTTCAATCCTTCAAGTCGGTCGCGGCCAGCCCGATCTTCGAAAGCGCCTCGATCTTCAGCAGGCGTTTACGCTTCGAAGAGCTCGGCCGCATCTTTCTCGAGAAGCTCGTCTCCCATTCCGCGGGCAGCCTCGATCGGCTTGAACGGGTCGTGGTCGGAAGACCGGTCCACTACGCTGGTGCCCGTTCAGACCCGGCGCTGGCCAGGCAGCGTTACGATGCCATGTTCGCGGGCTTCGCGGGCGAGATTCACTATGTCTACGAGCCACTGGCGGCGGCCTTCAGCTATGCAACCTGCCTGAAGTCTCCGGCGACGCTTCTCGTCGCCGACTTCGGGGGTGGCACGAGCGACTTCTCCGTGGTTCGGGTCGAGGCGCCGGGTGCGGCGCAGCGCTGCACCCCGCTTGGCCATGCCGGCGTCGGGATTGCCGGAGATCGGTTCGATCAGCGCATCGTTGAGCGCCTTGTGTTGCCGATGCTGGGGAAGGGGTCGCAGTACCGCTCCTTCGGCAAGGTGCTTGAAATCCCGGGTGGCTACTTCGCGGACTTCTCCGACTGGTCGAAACTCGCGTTGATGCGCAACCGACGCACGCTCGAGGAGCTGGAGCGCCTTCGGCGCAGCGCTCTGGATCCGAATGCCATTGGGCGCCTGATAGCGATGGTCGAGAACGAACTCGCCTTTCTCCTTTATGATGCTGTCGGGCTGCTGAAGCGCTCGCTTTCGGAACAGGAGCAGGCGACTTTCCGCTTCTCCGGCGCGGGGGTGGAAATCGAGGCGGAGGTTGCGCGCAGCGACTTCGAAGATTGGATCGCCAATGACGTGGCCCGCATGGCGGCTGCGGTTGATCAGGCAGTGGTGCAGGCTGGTGTCGGAGACGCGGAGATCGACCGTGTCTTCCTGACGGGCGGGACATCGCTGGTGCCGGCCGTTCGCGCCATCTTCACGAGCCGCTTCGGCGTTGAGCGAATCGAGTCCGGTGGCGAGCTGACGTCCATCGCGCATGGTCTCGGACTGCTTGCGCAGGAAACGGACCTGTCTGCCTGGGCGGCATGA
- a CDS encoding Arm DNA-binding domain-containing protein, producing MLAVVQVQALKPAARPFKVFDSAGLYLLVQPSGALLWRFRYRCCGIERKLSLGSFPQVTLSQARRKREGPHGATS from the coding sequence ATGCTTGCCGTGGTGCAGGTTCAGGCGCTCAAACCGGCAGCCCGGCCGTTCAAGGTTTTCGATTCGGCAGGCCTCTACCTGCTCGTCCAGCCGTCCGGGGCGCTGCTCTGGCGCTTCCGCTATCGTTGCTGTGGGATCGAGCGGAAGCTCTCGCTCGGCAGCTTCCCTCAGGTGACCCTGTCGCAGGCGCGCCGGAAGCGCGAAGGCCCGCACGGCGCAACTTCCTGA
- a CDS encoding fatty acid desaturase, whose product MTYSEALSASAGQIPVSAPCDLRGIARHLATFRQPSNLRGLFEIAVSVIPLALLWLLMWRSLHIHYAMTLLLALPAAGFLLRLFLIQHDCGHGAFFKGRRANDWVGRCIGVLTLSPYNLWRRGHATHHAGIGNLDRRGTGDVDTLTVYEFRELGFWGQLRYRLYRNPAVMFGLGPAWLFFLRYRLPLGHMREGWRPWASAMGTNCAIALVSTGLMLLVGLRAFVLIQLPITLIAASAGVWLFYVQHQFEQTHWSKGEDWAFHEAALRGSSHYALPGVLRWFTANIGMHHIHHLCSNIPFYRLSAALEARPELAAVNRLTVRQSLGSVRLVLWDEAAGRLISFREARTGRGHQR is encoded by the coding sequence ATGACATACAGTGAAGCTTTATCGGCCAGCGCGGGGCAAATACCCGTGAGCGCGCCTTGTGACCTTCGGGGGATCGCGCGCCATCTCGCCACTTTTCGCCAGCCCAGCAACTTGCGCGGGCTCTTCGAAATTGCGGTAAGCGTCATACCGCTGGCGCTTCTGTGGTTGTTGATGTGGCGCTCGCTGCACATCCATTACGCGATGACGCTGCTCCTGGCACTTCCCGCGGCCGGCTTTCTCCTGCGCCTGTTCTTGATCCAGCACGATTGCGGGCACGGTGCGTTTTTCAAGGGCCGGCGTGCGAACGACTGGGTGGGCCGTTGCATCGGAGTGCTGACGCTGAGCCCATATAATCTGTGGCGTCGGGGGCACGCGACACACCATGCGGGAATAGGAAACCTTGATCGGCGTGGCACGGGCGACGTCGACACGCTCACTGTTTACGAGTTCAGGGAGCTCGGCTTCTGGGGCCAACTGCGCTACCGGTTGTATCGGAATCCTGCGGTGATGTTTGGGCTAGGCCCGGCGTGGCTGTTTTTCTTACGGTATCGGCTGCCGCTCGGTCACATGCGCGAGGGTTGGCGCCCTTGGGCCAGTGCTATGGGGACCAACTGTGCGATCGCACTTGTCTCGACAGGTCTGATGCTCCTGGTCGGATTGCGGGCTTTTGTGCTGATCCAACTACCGATCACCCTGATCGCAGCCTCCGCAGGCGTATGGCTGTTCTACGTTCAGCACCAATTTGAGCAGACGCATTGGAGCAAAGGCGAGGACTGGGCTTTCCACGAAGCCGCGTTACGCGGAAGCTCGCATTATGCACTGCCTGGCGTCTTGCGCTGGTTTACCGCGAACATCGGCATGCACCACATTCATCACCTCTGCAGTAACATCCCCTTCTACCGCCTTTCTGCAGCGCTTGAGGCGCGACCCGAGCTCGCGGCTGTCAACCGCCTGACAGTCCGTCAAAGCTTAGGGTCGGTGAGACTCGTTCTGTGGGACGAGGCGGCTGGCCGCTTGATCTCGTTCCGAGAGGCCCGAACCGGCCGGGGGCATCAGCGATGA
- a CDS encoding TonB-dependent receptor, with protein MKLRGEEIHPMAFDRSCLLNNSALVSLGVILFAGSATSAGAQVAPAADPATQMTQPVEPSASITQDAAQDEVGDEIVVTGFRRSIEKALELKRNSNSVVDSIVAEDIAKFPDNNLAESIQRVPGVTITRDGGEGRNISVRGLGADFTRVRINGIEAQATTGSNRGRGFDFNVFASELFNQIDVRKTPSANVEEGSLGATVDLHTGRPFDSKEPILAISAQAGYNDLARQIDPRFALLASDRWETGIGEIGLAASIAYSEKTTLQNGVSTVGWQQGNSDGGFCNPATNAALCAGTNPAAYALAGQPTTRYPRFLRYQDQNLKTERLGITSSFQWRPSPATTVSLDALISRFKGNRNERQLEAISLSRPAATGGKPEVVVRDIAVDENGTATYMLLDNMDIRSENYVDKYSTMFQQYTLNVEHEFSDRFKASVLGGYVKNDFNNFYDYIAQMDRQNVDGYSYDIRGSGQYFPAINYNFDVKDPNNWYVGPSRVAPGGGTGASGPEIRLRPNWNDNVYKTGQLDLTFKVNDRVTLTGGFQRKSYEFVGRGMRFASGEGNIPALPAGTTMASITEQYCGFRGLALPAGTDSCWATPNLDAFASAYGVFSNSGRFLLSQTSASARGDNRTVSENDTGGYIQAAFNFEIGGVPVRGDIGYRRVHTKQESGFYSTVPTAVNPSGFEWTEVGRSYDDDLPSLNLVIEPSRDLLLRIGAAKVMARPGLGSISAATNVSVAGASRSVSTGNPNLEPYRAKTLDLAAEWYPMRGSIISAAFFYKDISTYVQNLTNTAPFSTTGLPDSLLAGTGYDGTTEFQISNVVNTPGGPLKGLELNVQQALTFLPGFLKNFGVLANYTYVDSDIDYIVSATPTTQVTSTQPLLNLSKNAFNATLYYEQGPFQARVSGNYRSKFLTSVPASYNTDVGGTRRATYVDFSISYRLGDSMTLSLEGINLTNEPTISYTDSVAERVSDYFQSGRQFYAGIRYSF; from the coding sequence GTGAAACTACGTGGAGAGGAGATCCATCCGATGGCGTTCGACCGGTCGTGCCTTCTAAACAATTCTGCCCTGGTATCTCTGGGGGTGATCCTCTTTGCAGGAAGTGCGACCAGTGCTGGCGCACAGGTCGCGCCCGCTGCCGACCCCGCCACTCAGATGACTCAGCCGGTGGAGCCTTCCGCGTCGATCACTCAGGATGCCGCGCAGGACGAAGTAGGCGACGAGATCGTCGTTACCGGCTTCCGCCGCAGTATCGAGAAGGCGCTCGAACTCAAGCGCAACAGCAACTCGGTCGTCGACAGCATCGTCGCCGAGGACATCGCCAAGTTCCCCGACAACAACTTGGCCGAGTCGATCCAGCGCGTGCCGGGGGTGACGATCACCCGCGATGGTGGCGAAGGCCGCAACATCTCAGTGCGCGGGCTCGGCGCCGATTTCACGCGCGTCCGCATCAACGGCATCGAGGCGCAGGCGACGACCGGATCGAACCGCGGCCGCGGCTTCGACTTCAATGTCTTCGCGTCCGAGCTGTTCAACCAGATCGACGTGCGCAAGACGCCCTCGGCAAATGTCGAGGAAGGCTCGCTCGGCGCCACCGTCGACCTGCACACCGGCCGGCCGTTCGACAGCAAGGAGCCGATCCTCGCGATCTCGGCGCAGGCCGGCTATAACGACCTCGCCCGCCAGATCGATCCGCGCTTCGCATTGCTTGCCAGCGACCGTTGGGAGACCGGTATTGGCGAGATCGGCCTCGCCGCCTCGATCGCCTATTCGGAGAAGACCACGCTCCAGAACGGCGTCTCCACCGTCGGCTGGCAGCAGGGCAATTCCGACGGCGGCTTCTGCAATCCGGCGACCAACGCCGCGCTTTGCGCCGGGACCAATCCCGCCGCTTATGCGCTGGCGGGCCAGCCGACGACTCGCTACCCGCGCTTCCTGCGCTATCAGGACCAGAACCTGAAGACCGAGCGGCTCGGCATCACCAGCTCGTTCCAGTGGCGGCCGTCACCGGCGACGACCGTGTCGCTCGACGCGCTGATCTCGCGCTTCAAGGGCAATCGCAACGAGCGCCAGCTCGAGGCGATCTCGCTGAGCCGCCCCGCCGCGACCGGCGGCAAGCCCGAAGTGGTGGTGCGCGACATCGCGGTCGACGAGAACGGCACCGCTACGTACATGCTGCTGGACAATATGGACATCCGGTCCGAAAACTATGTCGACAAGTACAGCACGATGTTCCAGCAATATACGCTGAACGTCGAACATGAGTTCAGCGACCGGTTCAAGGCCAGTGTCCTGGGCGGTTACGTCAAGAACGACTTCAACAATTTCTACGACTACATCGCTCAGATGGATCGCCAGAATGTCGACGGTTACTCGTACGACATCCGCGGTTCCGGACAGTATTTTCCGGCGATCAACTATAACTTCGACGTGAAGGATCCCAACAACTGGTATGTTGGCCCGTCGCGCGTGGCGCCGGGCGGCGGCACCGGCGCCAGCGGCCCGGAAATCCGGCTGCGCCCGAACTGGAACGACAATGTCTACAAAACCGGCCAGCTCGATCTGACCTTCAAGGTCAACGACCGGGTCACCCTGACGGGCGGCTTCCAGCGCAAGAGCTATGAATTCGTCGGCCGCGGCATGCGGTTCGCCAGCGGCGAGGGCAACATCCCGGCGCTTCCCGCGGGCACCACGATGGCGAGCATCACCGAGCAATATTGCGGCTTCCGCGGGCTCGCGCTGCCGGCAGGCACCGATAGCTGCTGGGCCACGCCTAACCTGGACGCCTTTGCCAGCGCTTATGGCGTGTTCAGCAATTCGGGGCGCTTCCTGCTCTCGCAGACCAGCGCGAGCGCCCGTGGGGACAACCGCACGGTCAGCGAGAACGATACAGGCGGCTATATCCAGGCCGCCTTTAACTTCGAGATCGGCGGCGTGCCCGTCCGCGGCGACATCGGCTATCGCCGCGTCCATACCAAGCAGGAATCGGGCTTCTACTCGACCGTTCCGACGGCGGTGAACCCATCGGGGTTCGAATGGACCGAAGTGGGCCGCTCCTATGACGACGATCTGCCCTCGCTCAACCTGGTGATCGAGCCCAGCCGCGATCTCCTGCTGCGCATCGGCGCGGCAAAGGTCATGGCGCGCCCGGGGTTGGGCAGCATCTCGGCGGCGACCAACGTCTCGGTCGCCGGCGCCTCGCGCTCGGTCTCCACGGGCAACCCGAACCTGGAGCCTTATCGCGCCAAGACCCTCGATCTGGCGGCGGAATGGTATCCGATGCGCGGCTCGATCATCTCCGCGGCGTTCTTCTACAAGGACATCTCGACCTATGTGCAGAACCTGACGAACACCGCGCCGTTCTCGACCACCGGGCTGCCGGATTCGCTCCTGGCCGGCACCGGCTATGACGGCACCACCGAGTTCCAGATCTCCAACGTCGTGAACACGCCCGGCGGCCCGCTCAAGGGGCTGGAACTCAACGTGCAGCAGGCGCTGACCTTCCTGCCCGGGTTCCTCAAGAACTTCGGCGTTCTGGCGAACTACACCTATGTCGACTCCGACATCGACTATATCGTGAGCGCGACTCCCACGACGCAGGTGACCAGCACCCAGCCGCTGCTGAACCTGTCCAAGAACGCCTTCAACGCCACGCTCTATTATGAGCAGGGACCGTTCCAGGCGCGCGTCTCGGGCAATTACCGCAGCAAGTTCCTCACCTCGGTACCCGCAAGCTACAACACCGATGTCGGCGGCACGCGCAGGGCGACTTATGTCGACTTCTCGATCTCCTACCGTCTGGGCGACAGCATGACGCTCAGCCTGGAGGGCATCAACCTCACCAACGAACCGACCATCAGCTACACGGACTCGGTGGCGGAACGCGTGAGCGACTATTTCCAGAGCGGGCGGCAGTTCTACGCAGGCATCCGCTACAGCTTCTGA